A single Henriciella sp. AS95 DNA region contains:
- the rpsS gene encoding 30S ribosomal protein S19: MPRSVWKGPFVDGYLLKKAEKAQASERREVIKTWSRRSTIMPQFVGLNFQVHNGNKFVPVLVTEEMVGHKFGEFAPTRTYYGHGADKKAKRK, translated from the coding sequence ATGCCACGTTCCGTTTGGAAAGGTCCGTTCGTCGACGGCTATCTGCTCAAGAAGGCAGAAAAAGCTCAGGCTTCCGAGCGCCGTGAGGTCATCAAGACCTGGTCGCGCCGGTCCACCATCATGCCACAATTCGTGGGCCTGAACTTTCAGGTCCACAATGGCAACAAGTTCGTTCCAGTCCTCGTCACTGAGGAAATGGTTGGTCACAAATTCGGTGAGTTCGCGCCGACCCGTACGTATTACGGTCATGGCGCAGACAAGAAAGCGAAGAGGAAGTAG
- the rplV gene encoding 50S ribosomal protein L22, with translation MAKAKNPPKQASNESRAVLRMYRSSPQKLNLLAQQIRGMPIQRALNEMKFSRKRAAQDVYKVLWSAMSNAENNHNLDIDSLVVAEAHVGKNLVMKRIRARARGRAARIMKPFSQLTVVLRDTSAEAEAA, from the coding sequence ATGGCTAAGGCAAAGAATCCTCCAAAACAGGCTTCGAACGAGTCTCGCGCCGTGCTGCGCATGTATCGCTCCAGCCCGCAGAAGCTGAACCTTCTGGCTCAGCAGATTCGCGGTATGCCGATCCAGCGCGCGCTGAACGAGATGAAGTTTTCTCGCAAGCGTGCCGCTCAGGATGTTTACAAGGTGCTCTGGTCGGCCATGTCGAACGCAGAGAACAATCACAACCTGGATATCGACAGCCTGGTCGTCGCTGAAGCCCATGTCGGCAAGAACCTCGTCATGAAGCGTATTCGCGCTCGTGCTCGTGGCCGCGCGGCTCGCATCATGAAACCATTCTCGCAGCTGACCGTCGTGCTGCGTGACACATCAGCTGAAGCGGAGGCCGCATAA